Below is a window of Deltaproteobacteria bacterium HGW-Deltaproteobacteria-2 DNA.
TAGTAGATAACAACTCTGATGATAATGCACGATTTGTTTCGAAGAAATCGAGAAGAGCTTCGAATCAATAATAATATATGCAATGGGAAATAGACGCTTCATAAAAGATAGTTTCAATATTAAATTAATTTTTGTCATATATTGCGATTCGTATAATGGACAGTGAAATGGATATTCATTAAATCATAATTATAGGCGAGTTATGTTGTCTCTTTTTCGTAAATATTTTAGAATAATAAGTTTTATTCACTCCAATTATTTTTCAAAAGGGCCTGTCTGTGTTGATATTGAGTTGAGTAACAAATGTAATTTGAAATGTAAAATGTGCTGGTTTCATGGTGAAAGTGGGATTGGTGATAGATATTTAAATTCAGAGATGACGACAGCAGAAATATTAGGGTTAATAGATCAGTTAATCGTGTATAGGCCTCATATATATTTCGGAGGAGGTGAACCATTTATCCGGGAAGACTTCTTGGAAATAATTGCTTATGTAAAAAAATTCAATTTACAAGCATCATTTACAACAAATGGAATTCTTTTGGACAAACAGAAGATTCAGAAAATCGTACAATTGGGTGTTGACCATATTACTTTTTCAATCGATGGGCCCGAGGCGTTACATGATAAAATGCGCGGACAAGGTAATTACAGAAAAGTAATGTCTAATATGCAGCATTTTTTGAATTGCAAACAAGGGGAAGACATTACAAAGCCTCTAATAACTGTAAATATAACTATTAGCCCTTCGATTGTTGGTCATTTAAAAAAAACTATTAACTCAATAAAAAAAATGACCGGAGATAAGGTAGATTATTTTACAATCCATCATCTTTGGTTTATTACTCCATCTGAGTTGCAGCTTCACAAAGTAACCGTTAATAAAAATATTGACAGAACAGCTCCTGGATCGGGATCTCATTGCATCCCTTTTTCTCAATGCATTGATTCAAATGCATTGTCCGATGAAATATTTCAGCTAAGAAGTGAGGAAAAAATTAAATTCTTTCCAAATCTTAAAGGCAAAGCAATTAACGAATTTTATTCTGATGGCTATAGGTTAAAGAAAAGATGTGTGGCACCTTTCCTTGCAGTACTTGTGAAACCTAACGGCGATTTAAAATTCTGTCCTGACGAGTGGATTGATGACTATATACTTGGCAATATCCGTGAGAATAGTTTTGAAAATATTTGGAACTGTAAGAGTGCCAGACATTTCAGATCAATAATCTTTCGGGAAAAACAGTTTCCCGCCTGCAAAAGATGTAGTTGGATGCATAACACTTTTTAAGAAGATTAAAAGCCAGGATTCTTATAATTATCAGGAGATGCAGTAATGAAACCTTTCGCTAAAATCGTGTTACTGGCAATGGATGCGGGGGATAAATTTTTAATCCAAAAATGGGCCACGGATGGAACATTACCGAATATTCAATCGCTTTTTGCAAAAGGATTTGTCGGAGAAACAATGAGTATTGAAGGGTTATATGAAGGATCAACCTGGCCATCTTTTTATACAGGCGTGAATCCTGCGCGTCATGGTTTCCATCGTTTAAACCAAATAAAACCGAATACTTATGAATTCCATCATTGTAATCCTGGTGAATTTAGCAAACGGGAACCTTTTTGGAATCTTCTGAGCAACGCCGGGAAGAAAGTTGCTATCTTGGATATTCCCTTGTCCGGAACATCGCAAGGATTGAATGGCATTCAAATGGTGGAATGGGCATCCCATGATGGAGTATACGGATTTAATACATGGCCGGAAAAATTAAAGGGTGACGTAATCAAGAGATTTGGGTACCATCCGGTTAAAGCATCTTGTGACTCCTATGGGAGGTCTCCCCGTGATTTCTGCAGATTTATAAATCACCTGCTCGAGGGTGTTAATAAGAAATGCGAGCTTACCGTAAATTACATGGATAAAGATGAATGGGACTTTTTTGCTCAGGTGTTTTCTGAGAGTCATTGTGTAGGTCATCAATGTTGGCATCTTCACGACACTAACCATCCTAATTATAATAAAAAAATTGTTGCTCTCACGGGAGATCCTGTCCGTGAAGTATATAGAGCCATCGATAGTGCTGTGGGAAAGATCTTAGAACATGTTGACGAAAACACGCTTGTTTTTTTCCTTGCAACTCATGGCATGGCCCATAATATTGGTGCAAACTTCTTGCTTGAAGATATTTTAGAGAAGTTGAATCTGTTAAGAAAAAGACCTGTCTCCGATGTTCAAGGGATAATTAAAAAGACTTTTAATATGACAAGAGCAAAATGGCAGAAAATACCCAATACAATTCAGGAGGCTTTGAGGCCGGTACTATTTCCACTCTACAAATCAGCCAAACAAAACCTGGTTGTTGGTGAAGATCCTTCACAAATCTCTTTCAAATTTGATTTAAAGCATTGCAAATGTTTTCCCCATGAAAATGGAAACCTGGTAAGCGGCATCCGGATTAATCTGAAAGGAAGAGAACCAGATGGTTTTATAAAATCGGGAAAAGAATTGAATGATTTATGTCAGGAATTAAGTAAAGATCTGCTAAGTATTGTTGAAATGGATAGCGGTAAACCGATGGTGCAAAGGGTCATAAGAACTTCTGACTTTTTTCAAGGCGAATATATTGATCATTTACCGGATCTTTTAGTCGAATGGAATGAACAAATTATGATAGGAAGCAAGAGATTGAATAACAAATCCTGTTTGCTTAAATTGACTTCGGAAAAGATTGGATTACTCGAAGGTGAGTACAATTATTGCCGCACGGGAGATCATAGGCCCCATGGATTATTTATTGTGACGGGACCCGGAATCAGACCTGGATCTATAGGAAGAACGATTTCCATTATGGATTTCGCGTCCACATTTTTACATTTATTTGGTTTAACAAATTACGACTTGGATGGAAAACCGATTAGCGAAATTATCGATTCTTACTCCCCATATACGTAAATTATAGAAAGTCCGGTTGAACTGCATCCCTGGGGTGCAGTCCATTTACTTTCAACTACATATCGTTTTAATATTTGACTATTCCTGCAGAGTTACAGTAATGGGCCGCTGTCAGACTTAAGGATTGATATTCATAATCAATTTTTTGAGTTCACCATCAAATCAACGGCAGTATTTTTTCCCGTTAGCTGATTCTAACAATTTGCAACTTCCCAATTCACATGCTTTTTGCGCATCACTGCATCCAGACTCTTTGTCACCCTGAGTAAGATAAGCATCACCCCTGTTGCTGTAGGCCATGGCATAATCCGGTTTCAGGCGGATGGCTTCATTGTAGTTCTCAATTGCCTGCTGATTTTGGCCAAGATCACGATAAGTAACCCCCCTGTTATTATAGGCCATGGCGTCATTCGGGTTTAAGCGGATGGCTTCATTATAGTCCTCAATTGCTCGCTGATTTTGGCCAAAATCGCGATAAGTAACCCCCCTGTTATTATAGGCCATGGCATAATCCGGTTTCAGGCGGATGGCTTCATTATAGTCCTCAATTGCTTGTTTATGCTGGCCAAGGTCACCATAAACATTCCCCCTGTTGTTGTAGGCCTCAGCGTAATCCGGTTTCAGTTTAATTGCTTCGTTCAGATATTCAAGAGCCTTTTCGGGGTCGGTACATTTTCCCCTGGAGCACAGGGCAAATGCATTACGGAACAAATTATTAGCCACGACAGGTGTCGGAGCAGGTTCAGATGCTGAAGTAGATTCATGTACCGGAGCAGCGGGAGCATCAAACTTCTGGGGTTCAATCGCTTTTATTTGTTGGGCGCTTTTGTCGACGTTTGGTTTTTGTGAAATTGTGAATATAATGCTGACGACTAAGATAATAATTACAATGATGGGTATCCTATAGTCTTTCCCTATTTCCCCCAGCTTTGTTTGCCAGTCAATAGAATCCGTTCCATTTTGTCTTTTTTTCGGAGATTTGACGGAAGTCTTTTTTCCAATCAGCGGTACTGTTTCAAGCCGCCTGCCACAGTAACGACATATAGTAACTTTATCCGGAAACTCTTCCAGGCAAAATGAGCATCTTTTCATAATCATATCTCCATACAGAATCTTTTATTAATTAATATCCGACTTTACATATAAGTCAATCAAGGAATCAACTCTTTGCCTTTTCTTTGCTATCTTTTGAGCCAGTCTCTTGCAACATCAATATCAGTAAAACATTTCATTTTGCTCCGGCATTACTTGCCACGGTCTCGAAAATTTTGGAATTCAGTATTTCCCGGAATGTCCACAAACACAGGCTGAATATGCAAAAGGGTAGGATCATTTCTGATACTGAAAATATGCGAGGTATCTTCAACGTGCAAAAATCCGCTAACAAACTATCGTGGTCCATTAACTTTACTATAGCATTTACTTCGTTCTTCAAATTTTCGACACAATCCTCTATCGCGTCTTCTGTGAAAACAATTTAAATATTTTTTCTATTTATAAATGTTGAGATATTATTTGTTGGCTTATTTTCCATTTGTGAACTCCTTTAAGAATGCCAATGGTTAATCAATTTCTTTGGGAAATTCAAGTGCTTTCCCGTGTATAAACTTATTACCACAAGTTAAGGTTTCAGTCTGCAATAAACAATATTAATTCTCTAAGATTTTCTTGACATACAGAATTACCTTTCTTATAGTTCGCCCTTGTGAAAGTAATATCCTGTCAAAAAGCGGGGAACATGTATCAGATACTTTAATCGATATATGTTATCCGCCCCTGCTGAAAAGTAGAATATTTGTTGTTTCCACGGAAGCATCCAAGTATGGATATCGCTGAAAGATTATTTTGTTGACAAATAAATTATGTCGAAGAGAAAGAAAAAAAATAACCGGCAGGATGTAAAAGCAACAAAACTCAAATCCCCGCCTGATAATAATCAGATACAAAAAGAAGGCATTATCAAAAGCCTCAGGTATAACAATCGCGTGATCAAGTATTCTGGATATGCCTTTCTATTGGTAATCGCGGTCTTAGCAATTTTTTTGCGGTTCTATGATATCAGCGCTGAAGATGTTTGGCTTGACGAAGCAAATTCCGTAATTATTGCGGAGCTCAATCCTTCCGGTGTCATTGCCCGTATCAGCCATGATGCAAGCCCTCCTCTTTATTATTTGTTATTACATTACTGGATGGATGTATTCGGAAAAACGGAATTGGCATTACGCAGTTTGTCCGTTCTGTTCGGAGTTTTGTTGGTCATTGCTGTTTATTTTACCGGCAAAAGAATATTTTCCGAAAAAGTGGGAATTTATGCGGCATTGATTGCTTCTGTAGCCCCTATTCAGATCATGTATTCACAGCAAATCAGGATGTACACACTTCTGCCCCTCATGTCTCTTATGTCCATGTACTACCTGTTGCTTTTTATTCGGGAAAAGAAGCGCTCATTTCTTGCAGCGTACGGAATATTCACCATACTATGCCTCTTTACTCATAATTACGGTTTGTTTCTTCTTCCCGCCCAGGCTTTGCTGATCCTTCTTTTTTTTCGACAACGCCGAACTATTTTGTGGTGGGGCTTTAGTATGGTTTGCATAGGTGCTGTCTATGCCATCTGGATCCCATCTCTTTCCGGCCAGATCTCAGCACTACCCAAAACCGGATGGAGGGATTACTTCTGGAATCTATACGGCTTCGGAGGATCGCTTTTCATGAGCGTTTCTTCCTTCTCTCCCGGAGGTTCGCAGCCTCCCTATGTGCCCCTTAATTCACTGCGCTGGATGCCTATCCTGCCGGTGCTGATTATGCTTTTATTACTAATAATCAGTCTGGTTCCCCTGTTCAGCAAAAAATATGACCGTTGGAAAACAGGAGTTGGCTGGCTTGCCGTCTATTGTTTCATTCCTTTGCTTTGCGCGGCAATTGTATCCTGGTTACGCTCCAGTATATACATACCAGGACGCACCGACCAACTTGTTTTTCCAGCTTTTTGTCTTTTGACCGCAGTTGGCATTCAACAGTTCCGTCCCGTTTTTCTACGGTATGCGGTAGTTATTCTTATTATGTTTTTTTCTTTATTTACATTGTATGATTATTACAGAATCGACCTGAAACCCGGGAACAAAATAATAGCGCAAACCATCAAAGAACGTTTGGTTCCGGGCGACACCATTATTTGCACGTCTTTGACCAGGGGATTTCTCGAATATTATCTGAGAGAGGAAAAACCACATCCGCATTTCTATTCGTATCCACCGTCGAAATTACGAAGCATAGGCGGTCAAAACGTTTCCCGACTTCTCAAGAATCAGACGAAACTCGCCGAGGATGCAAAAATGTTGTTTAATGAAGTAAAAACCCATTCCTCAAGCGGACGCTGTTTCATTGTATATATTCCAAACAAGGTCAATCAATTTCTGGCGGAAACATTCGGTACAAATGTCCCGGCTGGTCAAATGACAAGAATTGGAACGTTCAAACAATCTCTCCTGAATAAAGCAGATGTAAATATTATTCTGGTTCATTTTTAAAATGAAATTTGAACATGCTCTTCATCTGTTTATATTTTATAAATTTTCGTGAAAACAGCCGTATTAATCCGATTTCTGACATTTTTTAGAGCTATGTAACGATCCAATAATATGGTTATGAATATTTGATGGGATTATCCCGTGGTACAAATATTTGGAGCGGATTAAGACCAGCATAATAACAATATTATAATTGACAATAACGAAGGTCTTTACTTGTACAACAGTGGATTTTAAAAAAAAGTGCCAAAACGCCAAGATCGGGTTTATATATTACAACCACTGTGATGATTTATTACCTTAACACCCCGTCTACACGATGTTATGAATCAACCTCTCGATTGTCTTTAGAATCACTGTTTCCCATTTGCCGAAAGCTGATCTTCTCGAGCAGCACCCGGTTTGAAGCCAGCAAGTCTGTGACAAAAGCCACCATGATCGTCTGGAAACCCATGCCCAAAAGTACCGACGCAAGAACAAGAGACTGGATGTGACCGCCTCCGCCACCTGTGAAATAATAATAGAGGAATCTCATTCCTACTATAAATCCCAAGCCAAATAAAAGCAGGCCAATGGCTGCAAAAAAACGGAAAGGCCGATAGATTACAAAAATCCGGACAATTGTCGCAAACGATTTAAATATATAAACCGGTACACTTTTAATAAGTCGCGATGGACGAAGATCCGGATTGACGCGCACAGGAATGGAAACGACCGACATGTTCTTTAGACCCGCCTGAATGAGTGTTTCTAAGGTATAGGTATAGTTGTTGAATACCACGAATTGTCTTGCCGCGTTTCGACTGAACGCCCTAAAACCACTCGTCGCATCGTCAACACGTGTCCGGCTGACAATTCGAACTACCCAACTGCCGATCTTCTGAAGGATTTTTTTCAGTGGCGAAAAATGGCGGATGCTGTAAATGGGGCGCGCACCGATGACCAAATCGGCACGTCCGTCCAAAACCGGCTGAGTCAAGGCGGAAATATCGTCCGCGCAGTATTGATTGTCCGCATCCGTGTTCACAATCACATCCGCCCCGAGCCGGATACATTCGTTTATTCCGGTCATAAAAGCACGGGCCAGTCCCTGATTACGAGTGTATCTTACAATATAATCCGCTCCTGCTTTCTTTGCCACACTCGCGGTATCATCAGTGCTACCGTCGTCAATAACCAGCCATTCCACTTTATTGAAACCGGGAACAGACCGCGGCAAAGCGGCAAGAGTAATGGGCAAAGTTTCAGATTCGTTATAACATGGAATTTGAATGATCAATTTCATTGCTTGGTCCTTTTTATATGGGAATAATTATTTAATAAAAGACAATTTCTTTCTTATCCATACAAAAGAATCTTTCAGCCAGATTATTTCCTGAGGTGTCAGGTATTTAATGAAATAACATATTAGAAACATAATTGCAAAAGCTCCCAGAAGAGAAAATATCGGTCCGGCAAAGTTCAGGCCATAAAACACTACGACAGTGGGAACGACAACCAGTAGCGGTTTTAGAATTACAGAATGCAGATCGATCGCGATATACCTTCGCAATAAAAACATAAAATAAAAGGTTGTCAGAGACATAGCAACCGCAGTGCTTAATATAGCGCCTGCAGCTTTATATCTCAAAACCGCTTCTGAAATTATTATGACAAAAGTACCAGCGGCAATCAATGCGCCGACTAATATTTGAAAATCTTTTTTATGAGCCAGCAATACACCGGATAAAGCCTGGCGTACTGTAAAGGGAATTAATATCCACAACACCGGTCCCATCAAATTGCCGGCCTGAGCATAGCGAGCTCCGAATATTTTTATTATCAACCAGGGAGCGAATGCGGTTCCCAACAAAGCCACCAAGCATCCAAGTAGTACCGAAAAGCGAATCATCGTTTCCGCGTAAATGCGGTCTTTCCCATCTTTTCTGCTCGCTGACCTGCTCAGAACCGGAAGAGATGTGCCACTCAAGGCATACGGAATATTGGCAAGAAGAAATAAAGGCTGCATGGCCAACGCAAGCTGTCCAAGAATATCGCCGGAAGAAATCACATGACGAAAAAATACTAACGGCCCCTGATACGGTATGGTCATTAAAAGCATGGAAATACCCAGAGGAAGCTCCTGCTTAAAAATATGACTCATTTCTGCAAATTTTACATTTAATTTTAAAACCAGTACGCGGCGGTTTATTATTACCAGACCGTAAATGGCTTCCAAACACCAGACTAATCCATGAATCGCAACCACCAGGATAACTTCTTTCCAGATAAAAATTACGACGAGACCAAGAACAACTTCCAGAGAACGAAACAATGATTGTTGACGGAAGGAATATTGATTGCATTCATAGGCAGTGTAAACGCTTCCTGTCCAAAGAGCCAGTGAACGGCCGATTAACGCAAAAGAAAAAATAAGCACCATTGAACGGGACGCCGGGTCATTTTCAAAATAAAGTGAAATAATTATGTAAGCCGCAGTTACCGCGATTATTGACACTATACTGAGAGCCAGAGTAACATTTGCCGTATGATCGCCTGTTTGTCTGCTTTTCCCCGCATCTCGGCTTAAAACTACCGACATACCCATCCTGGTAAGAGGTATAAACATCAAATACCAGGCTATCCCATAATTTATCATACCATAGATTTGAGGGCCAAAAACTCTTGCCACAATGACAACGTAGAAGAAGCGCGTAACAAAATACACTCCCTTACCGCCAAGCAGGTACATTAAGTTTTTGACTATGGAGGCAACGCCTCTGCCATTAATAGTTGGTGTTGTTTTGGACAATTACGATTATCCTCTTTTTATGAAATAATGGACGTACGTTAATAATAGACTCTGCCTGACAGTTTTTTCAATTTATTTATCGTTTCTCTGGAAATACAATAACGAGTTTGTATCGCCAGAGAACCACCTGCCAACGCGTCCTTAATACCTTGAACAAAATAAGTAAAATGCCGATGTCGAAGTGATAAGATAAAATAATATCCGCACCATAAAAAAGTATATGAAACCGCGTACAGCCATGGCAGGTTGCGCAAGGAAATCCAAAACCGGCTTCGAATACCGAAATATATCCATTTTCCCGGAACCCTCGCCTGCGGTGTTTCATAATGCATAACGGATATCGAAAAAGGATGCAAAATCTTATATCCTTTATCCATAAGGCGATAACTGAAGTCCTGTTCTTCACCGATAAAAAACAGGTGATCCCAGAACATCCCGATTTCCAAAAAAATCTCGCGTCTAACAGCAAAACCGGCACCGCAGAAATAGCTGCACTCATAATCTTCATTGATTATTTTTTTGTCCCCTCTGGGAATGCTTTTGTATTCCTCTAACCCATCACTCGGCTTCACAATTCGAAAGGCAAGGCAACCTAATCCCCTATCGGAGCGAAAATAAGAAACTACACGGCTAAGTGCTTTGTCATCAGCGAAAACAGCATCGTCATCGATAAATACACAGAACTCCCCTGTGGACATTCGCACTCCGTAATTCCTTCCGCCGGGAACACCAAGATTATCACTAGAATAAAAATATCGCACATCCGGGAAAATGCCTTGAATCATGTCCCCGGTTCCGTCAGAAGACGCGTTATCGACCACAATAATTTCCATATTCGGATGCGCCTGTTTCTGCACTGACCTCAAACAACTCTCCAGCATCTTTTTCCGGTTCATGGTCAAAAGAATAACACTGACTATTGGTGAACTTTTCTTACTGTCTTCTTTTTCAATATTGCTCATATTTTTTAATTAAAGATGTTTCTTTCTTTAGCAAAGAGAGCTTCATAAAGATTAAAATAAATTACTTAATTCCTGTATGCCGGGAATCCAGCATCAGCCCGATATAGCGCTCCCAACTGAACCGCCAACGATACTGCCGCACTTGCCCGGAGTCAACTGGTTTGTTCAAGAAGAGCTCCATCTTGTCCGCAAGATCCCGCGCATCTCCCGTCGAAAAAAGGTATCCGCTTTCTCC
It encodes the following:
- a CDS encoding glycosyl transferase, coding for MKLIIQIPCYNESETLPITLAALPRSVPGFNKVEWLVIDDGSTDDTASVAKKAGADYIVRYTRNQGLARAFMTGINECIRLGADVIVNTDADNQYCADDISALTQPVLDGRADLVIGARPIYSIRHFSPLKKILQKIGSWVVRIVSRTRVDDATSGFRAFSRNAARQFVVFNNYTYTLETLIQAGLKNMSVVSIPVRVNPDLRPSRLIKSVPVYIFKSFATIVRIFVIYRPFRFFAAIGLLLFGLGFIVGMRFLYYYFTGGGGGHIQSLVLASVLLGMGFQTIMVAFVTDLLASNRVLLEKISFRQMGNSDSKDNREVDS